The Desulfohalovibrio reitneri genome contains a region encoding:
- the gnd gene encoding phosphogluconate dehydrogenase (NAD(+)-dependent, decarboxylating), whose protein sequence is MKLAMIGLGRMGYNMAARLARGGHEVVAYNRTFEKARELADAEKGVTPVETLEDTVAELDTPRVIWMMLPAGEVVDENVDALLPMLSKGDLLVDGGNSWYKDAPLRAAQAGERGVGFMDVGTSGGVWGLTEGYCLMAGGTRDDFRLLEPALRVLAPERGYIHCGGPGAGHFVKMVHNGIEYGMMQAYAEGFAIMEDSEYAAGIDYSTLSETWNHGSVIRSWLLELARDAFREDPGLDSIKGWVEDSGEGRWTVQQAVESGTPAPVITLSLMERFRSRRENAFADRVLAALRHAFGGHAVKR, encoded by the coding sequence ATGAAGCTGGCAATGATCGGACTTGGCCGCATGGGCTACAACATGGCCGCGCGGCTGGCCAGGGGAGGACACGAGGTGGTGGCGTACAACCGGACTTTCGAAAAGGCCAGGGAACTGGCCGATGCGGAGAAGGGCGTCACGCCGGTCGAAACGCTTGAAGATACGGTGGCGGAACTCGATACGCCCCGAGTCATCTGGATGATGCTCCCTGCTGGCGAAGTGGTGGACGAGAACGTGGACGCGCTGCTCCCCATGCTGTCCAAAGGCGACCTGCTCGTGGACGGGGGCAACTCCTGGTACAAGGACGCCCCGCTCAGAGCCGCCCAGGCGGGTGAACGGGGGGTCGGCTTCATGGACGTGGGCACCAGCGGTGGCGTCTGGGGGCTGACAGAAGGGTACTGCCTTATGGCCGGTGGGACACGGGACGATTTCAGACTGCTGGAACCGGCACTGCGGGTCCTGGCCCCAGAGCGCGGCTACATCCATTGCGGCGGCCCGGGAGCGGGACATTTCGTGAAGATGGTCCACAACGGCATCGAGTACGGCATGATGCAGGCCTACGCGGAAGGATTCGCCATCATGGAGGACTCGGAATACGCAGCGGGCATCGACTACTCAACCCTTTCGGAAACCTGGAACCACGGCAGCGTCATTCGTTCCTGGCTTCTGGAACTGGCCAGGGATGCCTTTCGCGAGGACCCGGGGCTGGATTCCATCAAGGGGTGGGTCGAGGACTCAGGCGAAGGCCGGTGGACAGTGCAGCAGGCCGTGGAGAGCGGCACCCCGGCTCCGGTCATTACCCTTTCGCTCATGGAGCGTTTCCGTTCCCGCCGGGAAAACGCCTTTGCCGATCGGGTGCTGGCCGCCTTGCGCCACGCCTTCGGCGGGCACGCCGTGAAAAGGTAG
- the zwf gene encoding glucose-6-phosphate dehydrogenase, protein MPKKDTGIPDKPSAFIEGEAQGGVETGQCLLERVTEPCCIVIFGATGDLTSRKLFPALHHLFVSGGLPERFAVVGASRSELDHDAFREKMREAAANGGGQPGHWEAMARHVFYQSIDYSKPESFDRLAVFLGELDEEMGLAGNRVFYLAVPPTAYKVISSRLGGAGMTRERSPDEGYSRLVVEKPFGHDLDSAMALDAALHESFEEHQIYRIDHYLAKETVQNVALLRFANSIFEPIWNRRYIQSVRITAAESLGVGHRAGYYDHAGVLRDMFQNHMMQLLSLCAMEPPSIFEGERVRDEKTKVYGALQPMNLDRLENRLVLGQYSSGVVEGEKVASYIDEPGVAEDSRTPTYAAMKVHLDNWRWQGVPFYLISGKRLAEKRTEIAVQFKEVPCSMFRHILGEHITTNRLTLGIQPREEISLTFQTKAPGPKVCLRSVLMHFDYYQGHQGPVLDAYEKVLLDVMMGDHTLFWRQDGVNLCWSFLTPILDACGERNMLYLYRAGSWGPQEASRVIPEDMELR, encoded by the coding sequence ATGCCCAAAAAGGATACGGGGATACCCGACAAGCCTTCCGCCTTCATCGAGGGCGAGGCCCAGGGCGGCGTGGAGACCGGCCAATGTCTGCTGGAGCGCGTTACCGAGCCCTGCTGCATCGTCATCTTCGGCGCCACGGGCGACCTGACCTCGCGCAAGCTCTTTCCGGCCCTGCACCATCTCTTCGTCAGCGGCGGGCTGCCTGAGCGGTTCGCCGTGGTTGGCGCCTCCCGCAGCGAGTTGGACCACGACGCCTTCCGCGAGAAGATGCGGGAAGCCGCGGCCAATGGCGGTGGCCAGCCCGGCCACTGGGAAGCCATGGCCAGGCACGTGTTCTACCAATCAATCGATTACTCCAAGCCTGAATCTTTTGATCGGCTGGCGGTGTTTCTCGGCGAACTTGACGAGGAAATGGGGCTTGCCGGCAACCGGGTGTTCTATTTGGCCGTGCCTCCCACGGCGTACAAGGTGATTTCCAGCCGGTTGGGCGGAGCCGGCATGACCCGGGAGCGTTCGCCCGATGAGGGGTACTCCCGGTTGGTGGTGGAGAAGCCCTTCGGTCATGACCTGGACTCGGCCATGGCCTTGGACGCCGCACTCCACGAGAGTTTCGAGGAACATCAGATTTACCGCATCGACCACTATCTGGCCAAGGAGACGGTGCAGAATGTGGCCCTGCTGCGATTCGCCAACTCCATCTTCGAGCCCATATGGAACCGCCGTTACATTCAGTCGGTGCGCATCACGGCTGCCGAAAGCCTGGGCGTGGGGCACCGGGCTGGCTACTACGACCATGCCGGCGTGCTGCGGGACATGTTCCAGAACCACATGATGCAGTTGCTGTCCCTGTGCGCCATGGAGCCGCCGTCCATTTTCGAGGGAGAGCGGGTTCGCGACGAAAAGACCAAGGTGTACGGCGCGTTGCAGCCCATGAATCTGGACCGGCTTGAGAATCGGCTCGTGTTGGGGCAGTATTCTTCCGGAGTGGTGGAAGGCGAGAAGGTCGCTTCCTACATCGACGAACCAGGCGTGGCCGAGGACTCCCGCACCCCGACCTACGCCGCCATGAAGGTCCACTTGGACAACTGGCGCTGGCAAGGAGTTCCGTTCTATCTCATTTCCGGTAAGAGGCTGGCTGAGAAGCGCACAGAGATCGCGGTGCAGTTCAAGGAAGTGCCCTGTTCCATGTTCCGCCACATTCTCGGCGAACATATCACGACCAACCGCCTTACCCTTGGCATCCAACCGCGCGAGGAAATCAGCCTGACCTTCCAAACCAAGGCGCCGGGACCCAAGGTGTGCCTGCGCAGCGTGCTTATGCACTTCGACTATTACCAGGGGCATCAGGGCCCGGTGCTGGACGCCTACGAGAAGGTTCTGCTGGACGTGATGATGGGCGACCACACGCTTTTTTGGCGGCAGGACGGGGTCAACCTCTGCTGGAGTTTCCTCACGCCGATACTCGATGCCTGCGGCGAGAGGAACATGCTGTATCTTTACCGCGCGGGATCCTGGGGGCCCCAGGAAGCCTCACGCGTCATACCGGAAGACATGGAGTTGCGATGA
- the pgl gene encoding 6-phosphogluconolactonase — protein sequence MTANLKTYDNREDFVFAAVQAMHTACAGAVGQRGIFTVAVPGGTTPKPLFEALAQSPGEMDWERTHVFFTDERCVDPADSRSNYFNADSLCLSRVGVSEYNVHRIPGEKGAGEAVREAEADTRAFFGGDGMPALDLVVLGMGPDGHVASLFPGSQALEADGSLYVAEEEPGRDPRVPRVSMSMPFILAARKVVVLVRRKGKEKMVDAVMRGELDRSVPAARVAPSATVEWLVRAD from the coding sequence ATGACCGCCAATCTGAAGACGTACGACAATCGGGAGGACTTCGTATTCGCCGCGGTGCAGGCCATGCATACGGCATGTGCCGGGGCTGTCGGGCAGCGAGGGATATTCACTGTGGCCGTGCCAGGAGGCACTACCCCGAAGCCGCTTTTCGAGGCGTTGGCCCAGAGTCCGGGGGAGATGGACTGGGAGAGAACGCACGTGTTCTTTACGGATGAGCGCTGCGTGGACCCGGCCGACAGCCGAAGCAATTATTTCAACGCGGATTCTCTTTGCCTTTCGCGGGTGGGCGTGTCTGAATACAACGTCCACCGCATCCCCGGCGAGAAGGGGGCGGGCGAGGCGGTCAGAGAGGCTGAAGCCGACACCAGGGCTTTTTTCGGAGGAGACGGGATGCCCGCTTTGGACTTGGTGGTTCTGGGGATGGGGCCTGACGGCCACGTGGCCTCGCTGTTCCCCGGCAGTCAGGCGCTTGAGGCGGACGGTTCGCTCTACGTGGCCGAGGAGGAGCCCGGCCGTGATCCCCGTGTGCCCCGGGTTTCCATGAGCATGCCCTTCATTCTGGCCGCCCGGAAGGTTGTGGTGCTGGTTCGGCGCAAGGGCAAGGAGAAGATGGTGGACGCCGTCATGCGCGGCGAGCTGGACCGGAGCGTGCCCGCCGCCAGGGTGGCCCCGTCCGCCACCGTGGAGTGGCTGGTGCGGGCCGACTAG
- the serB gene encoding phosphoserine phosphatase SerB yields the protein MNELILIQISGEDRPGLTARLTEAMAPHGADILDMGQAVIHDMLSLGILVRLHPEADAAALIKDMLFLAHELGIKLKCIPISAGDYQKWAALEDRMRHIVTLLGRRVDSAQVAAVSRAMEQSGLNIEVITRLSSRQPLDPSENGRPACIEFFAQGEPRNLEELRTEFLRISHEMGVDIALQEDNVFRRNRRLVAFDMDSTLIQAEVIDELAAEAGVGDQVAAITESAMRGELDFQESLRSRLRLLRGLNEEALERVAERIPLTEGAERLITNLKRFGYKIAIISGGFTYFGRRLQERLGIDYLHANELEVADGKVTGEVNGPIVDAERKAELLRGIAESEDISLQQVIAVGDGANDLPMLNLAGLGIAFHAKPKVKEGARQAISTLGLDSILYLIGMRERETLS from the coding sequence ATGAATGAACTGATTCTCATCCAGATTTCCGGAGAGGACAGGCCGGGCCTGACCGCCCGCTTGACCGAGGCCATGGCCCCCCACGGGGCCGACATCCTGGACATGGGACAGGCGGTCATCCACGACATGCTTTCCCTGGGCATCCTGGTAAGGCTGCACCCGGAAGCTGACGCCGCGGCCCTCATCAAGGACATGCTCTTTCTCGCCCATGAGCTTGGCATCAAGCTCAAATGCATTCCGATCAGCGCCGGGGATTATCAGAAATGGGCCGCCCTGGAGGACCGCATGCGCCACATCGTCACCCTGCTTGGACGGCGGGTTGACTCTGCCCAGGTGGCCGCCGTGTCGCGGGCGATGGAACAGAGCGGACTGAACATCGAGGTCATTACCCGGCTTTCCTCCCGCCAGCCCCTGGACCCGTCGGAAAACGGCCGACCCGCCTGCATCGAGTTCTTCGCCCAGGGCGAACCCAGGAATCTGGAAGAGCTGCGCACGGAGTTTTTGCGCATCTCCCACGAAATGGGCGTGGACATCGCCCTGCAGGAGGACAACGTATTCCGTCGCAACCGCCGACTGGTTGCCTTCGACATGGACTCCACCCTCATCCAGGCAGAAGTCATCGACGAACTGGCCGCCGAGGCTGGAGTGGGTGATCAGGTGGCCGCCATCACCGAGTCGGCCATGCGCGGGGAACTTGACTTCCAGGAAAGCCTGCGCAGCCGCCTGCGGCTTCTGCGCGGCCTGAATGAAGAGGCGTTGGAGCGGGTGGCGGAGCGCATTCCCCTGACCGAGGGAGCCGAGCGGCTCATCACCAATCTCAAGCGGTTCGGCTACAAGATCGCCATCATCTCCGGCGGCTTCACCTACTTCGGCCGCAGGCTGCAGGAGCGGCTGGGCATCGACTATCTGCACGCCAACGAGTTGGAAGTGGCTGACGGCAAAGTCACTGGCGAGGTCAACGGCCCCATCGTGGACGCCGAGCGCAAGGCGGAGCTTCTGCGGGGCATCGCCGAGAGCGAGGACATCAGCCTGCAACAGGTCATCGCCGTGGGCGACGGTGCCAACGACCTGCCCATGCTCAACCTGGCGGGCCTGGGCATCGCCTTCCACGCCAAACCCAAGGTGAAAGAGGGAGCCAGGCAGGCCATTTCCACCCTGGGCCTGGACTCCATCCTCTACCTCATCGGCATGCGGGAGCGGGAAACCCTCTCCTGA
- the rsfS gene encoding ribosome silencing factor, with product MSKRKEIRDHWDPEDKAREVSSWLNEKKASDVMAVDVRGSCPITEFLVLCTAQGPRHAKGIASHVIDKAGESDMNLLGVEGQREAQWILVDLNDVLVHIFLPDQRQLYDLEGLWSEGKRLELETDAAE from the coding sequence ATGAGCAAACGCAAAGAGATTCGAGACCACTGGGACCCCGAGGACAAGGCGCGGGAAGTCTCGTCTTGGCTGAATGAAAAGAAGGCCTCCGACGTAATGGCCGTGGATGTCCGAGGCAGCTGCCCCATCACCGAGTTCCTGGTGTTGTGCACCGCGCAAGGACCCAGACACGCCAAGGGCATTGCCTCCCATGTCATCGACAAGGCGGGGGAGAGCGATATGAACCTGCTGGGCGTGGAAGGGCAGCGGGAAGCCCAGTGGATTCTGGTGGACCTTAACGACGTGCTGGTGCACATCTTCCTGCCAGACCAGCGGCAGCTCTACGACCTGGAAGGGCTGTGGTCCGAGGGAAAGCGGTTGGAGCTGGAGACCGATGCCGCGGAATGA
- the gpmI gene encoding 2,3-bisphosphoglycerate-independent phosphoglycerate mutase, which yields MPRNDPLLLLILDGWGVAPEGEGNAVLRAATPTLDSLQQSYPGTTLACSGRAVGLPEGFMGNSEVGHMNIGAGRVVYQDMTRIDLAIEDGSIKENEVLAGAMNAARESGGRLHLMGLVSDGGVHSHLRHLFALLAMAKERGVEVVLHAFLDGRDTAPTSGAGFLEDTLAEMRRLGAGRIATVSGRYYAMDRDTRFDRTKQAYDALVMGRGHEIGDPVAAVWQAYEEGENDEFVKPRVVVENGRPVARLKDGDSLVFFNFRADRARQISRAIFDDGFDEFEREGRPALSSFVTMTRYDKSFPMPVAFPPQSIEHTLGQTVSEAGLKQLRIAETEKYAHVTFFLNCGREDSFPGEERILVPSPREVSTYDQKPEMSAAEVTDQLLENWRAFDLMVCNLANLDMVGHTGFMDAVIQACQAVDECVGRIVKEFLDGGGRILLTADHGNSEEMLDPGGSTQTAHSTNPVPLVYIAADAEEVALAPKGRLCDIAPTILHLLGVEQPEDMSGKNLITREPNG from the coding sequence ATGCCGCGGAATGACCCCCTTCTGCTGCTGATCCTGGACGGCTGGGGCGTGGCCCCGGAAGGCGAGGGCAACGCCGTTCTCCGGGCGGCCACTCCGACACTGGACTCCCTGCAGCAAAGCTACCCCGGAACCACCCTGGCCTGTTCCGGTCGGGCCGTGGGCCTGCCGGAAGGATTCATGGGCAACTCCGAGGTGGGGCACATGAATATCGGCGCAGGCCGCGTGGTCTACCAGGACATGACCCGCATCGACCTGGCCATCGAGGACGGCTCCATCAAGGAGAACGAGGTCCTGGCCGGAGCCATGAACGCCGCCAGGGAATCCGGCGGCAGGCTCCACCTCATGGGACTCGTTTCCGACGGCGGCGTACACAGCCATCTGCGTCACCTCTTCGCCCTGCTGGCAATGGCCAAGGAGCGCGGAGTGGAGGTTGTCCTGCACGCCTTTCTGGACGGCCGCGACACCGCTCCCACCAGCGGTGCCGGCTTTCTTGAGGATACGCTCGCCGAAATGAGGCGGCTGGGCGCGGGGCGTATAGCCACGGTCAGCGGCCGCTACTACGCCATGGATCGAGATACCCGTTTCGACCGCACCAAGCAGGCGTATGACGCGCTGGTTATGGGCCGCGGGCATGAGATCGGGGATCCCGTGGCGGCGGTTTGGCAGGCCTATGAGGAAGGCGAGAACGATGAATTCGTCAAGCCTCGGGTGGTGGTTGAGAACGGCCGCCCGGTGGCCCGCCTTAAAGACGGCGATAGCTTGGTATTCTTCAACTTCCGCGCCGACCGCGCCCGGCAGATCAGCCGGGCCATCTTTGACGACGGATTCGACGAGTTCGAACGGGAGGGGCGGCCCGCCCTCTCCAGCTTCGTGACCATGACCCGCTACGACAAAAGCTTTCCCATGCCTGTGGCGTTTCCGCCGCAGTCCATTGAGCATACCCTTGGGCAGACCGTTTCCGAGGCCGGGCTGAAGCAACTCCGCATCGCCGAGACCGAAAAGTACGCCCACGTCACGTTCTTCCTCAATTGCGGGCGGGAGGACTCCTTCCCGGGCGAGGAACGAATTCTGGTGCCGTCGCCCAGGGAGGTCAGCACCTACGACCAAAAGCCGGAGATGAGTGCCGCTGAAGTCACCGACCAGCTTCTGGAGAATTGGCGCGCGTTCGACCTCATGGTCTGCAATCTGGCCAACCTCGATATGGTTGGCCACACCGGATTCATGGACGCGGTCATCCAGGCCTGCCAGGCGGTGGACGAGTGCGTGGGCCGCATCGTCAAGGAGTTCCTGGACGGCGGCGGCCGCATTCTGCTGACGGCGGACCACGGCAACTCCGAGGAAATGCTCGATCCGGGCGGCTCCACCCAGACGGCCCATTCCACCAATCCGGTTCCCCTGGTCTACATCGCCGCCGACGCGGAGGAGGTTGCGCTGGCCCCCAAGGGCCGCCTGTGCGACATCGCGCCCACCATCCTGCATCTTCTCGGCGTGGAGCAGCCCGAAGATATGAGCGGAAAAAACCTCATCACCCGAGAGCCCAATGGCTGA
- a CDS encoding glycosyltransferase family 4 protein, translating into MHRVVFLTQSGDTLPSVRFRVLPLLEAARDAGVEAERRSIPGSLAKRLPFLLSLPQGATVVLQKKLLNPLDLALLRRGAGRLVYDFDDAVWTCHPNTPAGSRRTRKELAQTARFRAVCRAVDLVVAGNRFLAQKAGPFAKRVEVLPTPLDTSAYTPGLERDEAVTVGWMGTSCNLFFLPEIMPLLRGMGLDRLVVSDAPYTGPGEEGVRFEPWSGEREVDLLRQMDVGLMPLTDDEYTRGKCGFKLLQYMACGVVPVASDVGFNREVIRHGETGFLVRRPEEWREHVQTLAESPDLRHKMARAARRDVVERFDLRPAAERFLDWMKEG; encoded by the coding sequence ATGCACCGGGTCGTCTTTCTCACCCAGTCCGGCGACACTCTGCCTTCCGTGCGCTTTCGGGTGCTGCCCCTGCTGGAAGCCGCCAGGGATGCCGGTGTGGAGGCCGAGCGTCGATCGATTCCCGGCTCGCTCGCCAAGCGTCTGCCGTTTCTTCTTTCTTTGCCCCAAGGGGCTACGGTGGTTTTGCAGAAGAAGCTGCTCAACCCGCTTGATCTGGCCCTTTTGCGGCGCGGGGCGGGCAGGTTGGTCTACGATTTCGACGACGCGGTTTGGACCTGCCACCCCAACACTCCGGCCGGGTCCCGGCGCACGCGCAAGGAGCTCGCGCAGACCGCGCGATTCCGGGCCGTATGCCGGGCCGTGGATCTGGTGGTGGCGGGCAACCGTTTCCTGGCCCAAAAGGCCGGCCCGTTCGCCAAGCGGGTGGAGGTTCTGCCCACGCCGCTGGACACCTCCGCCTACACCCCAGGCCTGGAGCGGGACGAGGCGGTAACGGTTGGGTGGATGGGAACCTCCTGCAATCTCTTCTTTCTGCCGGAAATCATGCCGCTTCTGCGTGGCATGGGGCTGGACAGGCTGGTGGTTTCGGACGCCCCCTATACCGGCCCGGGAGAGGAGGGCGTGCGGTTCGAGCCGTGGAGCGGCGAGCGCGAGGTCGATCTGCTGCGGCAGATGGACGTGGGGCTTATGCCGCTGACCGATGACGAGTACACCCGTGGCAAGTGCGGTTTCAAGCTGTTGCAGTACATGGCTTGCGGCGTGGTGCCCGTGGCCTCGGACGTCGGCTTCAACCGCGAAGTGATCCGTCATGGCGAAACCGGTTTTCTCGTGCGTCGCCCGGAGGAGTGGCGGGAGCACGTGCAGACCCTGGCGGAATCGCCCGATTTGCGGCACAAAATGGCCCGGGCGGCGCGGCGCGACGTGGTGGAGCGGTTCGACCTGCGCCCGGCCGCTGAACGTTTTCTGGACTGGATGAAGGAGGGCTAG
- a CDS encoding HpcH/HpaI aldolase family protein, which produces MNDLKQTLRSGGAALGSWITLAHPAVAEIMARSGFSWLAVDLEHSSITLGEAERLIRTIDLCGASPMVRLSSNDPVQIKRVMDAGAHGLIVPMVNTPDEARAAASAMHYPPRGTRGVGLYRAQAYGVSFPEYKQALAERGVLIVQVEHIEAVRNLEAILAVDDVDGFIVGPYDLSASLGHPGEFEHPDVLAALRRIEEVGMASDKAPGIHIIEPRPEELSSRMEQGYRFVAYSLDIRMLDAASRGGVAAFSETN; this is translated from the coding sequence GTGAACGACCTCAAGCAGACCCTGCGCTCGGGCGGCGCGGCCCTGGGCTCCTGGATCACCCTGGCGCACCCGGCCGTGGCCGAGATCATGGCCCGGTCCGGGTTTTCCTGGCTGGCCGTGGACCTGGAACACAGTTCCATAACCCTGGGCGAGGCGGAGCGGCTCATACGCACCATCGACCTGTGCGGCGCTTCCCCCATGGTGCGGCTGTCCAGCAACGACCCGGTGCAGATCAAGCGGGTCATGGACGCCGGGGCCCACGGCCTGATCGTGCCCATGGTCAACACGCCGGACGAGGCCCGGGCGGCGGCCTCGGCCATGCACTATCCCCCGCGCGGCACGCGTGGCGTTGGGTTGTACCGCGCGCAGGCATACGGCGTTTCTTTTCCCGAGTACAAGCAGGCCCTGGCCGAGCGGGGCGTCCTCATCGTGCAGGTGGAGCATATCGAGGCGGTGCGCAATCTGGAAGCCATCCTGGCTGTCGACGACGTGGACGGCTTCATCGTCGGCCCCTACGACCTGTCCGCTTCTCTGGGGCATCCGGGCGAGTTTGAACACCCCGACGTCCTGGCCGCCCTTCGCCGCATCGAGGAGGTGGGCATGGCCTCGGACAAGGCTCCGGGCATCCACATCATCGAACCCCGGCCTGAAGAGCTTTCCTCACGGATGGAGCAAGGCTACCGTTTCGTGGCCTATTCCCTGGACATAAGAATGCTGGACGCGGCCTCGCGCGGCGGGGTGGCGGCCTTTTCGGAGACGAACTGA
- a CDS encoding 3-deoxy-manno-octulosonate cytidylyltransferase: MGKTIAIIPARMGSSRFPGKPLADIHGVPMVGHVAFRTRMCELLDETLVATCDQEIYDYCLSVGLKPIMTADTHERCTDRTSEAMLAYEAEIGEQVETVVMVQGDEPMVTPEMITQSLLPLREDQDLQVVNLMADMATVEEFEDPNEVKVVVDLTGDALYFSREPVPSRKKGAGEVPMRKQVCIIPFRRDFLLRFNEMDETPLERIESVDMMRILENGGRVRMVHTDAKSLSVDTQADLERVREMMRGDPLMGKYA; the protein is encoded by the coding sequence ATGGGCAAGACGATAGCCATTATTCCGGCCCGCATGGGGTCATCCCGCTTTCCGGGCAAGCCCCTGGCGGACATCCACGGCGTGCCCATGGTGGGGCACGTGGCCTTTCGCACCCGCATGTGCGAGTTGCTGGACGAGACCCTGGTGGCCACCTGCGACCAGGAGATATACGACTACTGCCTTTCGGTGGGACTCAAACCCATCATGACCGCGGACACCCACGAGCGCTGCACCGACCGTACGTCCGAGGCCATGCTGGCCTACGAGGCGGAAATAGGCGAGCAAGTGGAGACCGTGGTCATGGTGCAGGGCGACGAGCCCATGGTCACACCGGAGATGATCACCCAGTCCTTGCTGCCTTTGCGCGAGGACCAGGATCTGCAGGTGGTCAACCTCATGGCGGACATGGCCACGGTGGAGGAGTTCGAAGATCCCAACGAGGTAAAAGTGGTGGTGGACCTGACCGGGGATGCCCTCTACTTCTCCCGCGAGCCCGTTCCCTCCCGCAAGAAGGGCGCGGGCGAGGTGCCCATGCGCAAGCAGGTCTGCATCATCCCCTTCCGCCGGGATTTCCTGCTGCGTTTCAACGAGATGGACGAGACCCCGCTGGAGCGCATCGAGTCCGTGGACATGATGCGCATCCTGGAGAACGGCGGCCGGGTGCGCATGGTGCATACCGACGCCAAGAGCCTGAGCGTGGACACCCAGGCTGATCTGGAGCGGGTGCGGGAGATGATGCGCGGCGATCCCCTCATGGGGAAGTACGCTTAA
- a CDS encoding HAD family hydrolase, with protein sequence MIRVLVFDFDGVIMETVAVKTRAFARSVEDFGPEAVDWLTELHLRHGGVSRYEKFRRFYEEYLGRDITQPDIDMLVGRFLQAAEEELLEAPFVTGAREAIEEAHRTYPIYVASGAPQEELRAICQVKGLTRYFQGIYGSPPEKAELLRRILMESGAQPNETLMIGDSSTDLEAAEAVGTRFYGRGKFPAPHEWAEDLTGLTEWLRMQG encoded by the coding sequence ATGATCCGGGTGCTGGTCTTTGATTTCGACGGGGTGATCATGGAAACGGTGGCGGTCAAGACCCGCGCCTTCGCCCGCAGCGTGGAGGATTTCGGTCCAGAGGCGGTTGACTGGCTGACCGAGTTGCACCTGCGCCACGGCGGGGTTTCACGGTATGAGAAGTTCCGCCGCTTTTACGAGGAATACCTGGGCCGGGACATCACCCAGCCCGACATCGACATGCTGGTGGGGCGCTTTCTGCAAGCCGCGGAGGAGGAGCTGCTTGAAGCCCCCTTCGTCACCGGCGCGCGGGAGGCCATCGAGGAAGCGCACCGGACGTATCCGATCTACGTGGCCTCGGGCGCTCCCCAGGAGGAGTTGCGGGCCATCTGCCAGGTGAAGGGGCTGACGCGTTATTTCCAGGGCATCTACGGCTCTCCGCCGGAGAAAGCGGAGTTGCTGCGCCGCATCCTCATGGAGTCCGGCGCGCAGCCAAACGAAACCCTCATGATCGGCGACTCCTCAACCGACCTGGAGGCTGCCGAGGCCGTTGGGACGCGCTTCTATGGCCGTGGAAAGTTCCCCGCGCCGCACGAGTGGGCGGAGGACCTCACCGGCCTCACGGAATGGCTGAGAATGCAGGGGTGA
- a CDS encoding phosphoglycerate dehydrogenase produces MRVAISTSSFAQYGREPLDLLERAGADFILNPHGRKLTPDEVVELAAGCDGLVAGTEPLDRSVLSRLPNLKVLSRCGVGMDNVDLEAAEELGVLVRNTPLGPTRAVAELIVGLAMDLLRQVTRMDRELRAGVWKKRMGNLLQGKRVGIIGMGRIGVAVAELLTPFDVEIGYADPVSTVPGYTKMGMEELLPWADIVSLHCSRTGMDCALLDRQRLVSMKPGSWLINAGRGGLVDEEALYDLLSAGHLAGAAVDCFCEEPYQGRLRELDSVILTPHIGSYAREGRVRMEADAVSNLLEALEKTK; encoded by the coding sequence ATGCGCGTCGCCATATCAACATCATCATTCGCCCAGTACGGGCGCGAGCCGCTGGACCTGCTGGAGCGGGCCGGGGCGGATTTCATTCTCAACCCCCACGGCCGCAAACTGACCCCGGACGAGGTGGTGGAGCTGGCCGCCGGCTGCGACGGTCTGGTGGCCGGAACCGAACCCCTGGACCGCTCGGTGCTCTCACGATTGCCCAACCTCAAAGTCCTCTCCCGCTGCGGCGTGGGCATGGACAACGTGGACCTGGAGGCGGCCGAGGAACTGGGCGTGCTGGTGCGCAACACCCCGCTTGGTCCCACCCGCGCCGTGGCCGAACTCATCGTCGGCCTGGCCATGGACCTGCTGCGCCAAGTCACCCGCATGGACCGGGAACTGCGGGCCGGCGTCTGGAAAAAGCGCATGGGCAACCTTCTGCAGGGAAAGCGTGTGGGCATTATCGGCATGGGCCGCATTGGCGTGGCGGTTGCCGAGCTGCTCACGCCCTTCGACGTGGAGATAGGTTACGCCGACCCTGTTTCCACCGTCCCGGGATACACCAAGATGGGGATGGAGGAACTGCTCCCCTGGGCTGACATCGTCAGTCTGCACTGCTCCCGCACCGGCATGGACTGCGCTCTGCTGGACCGCCAGCGGCTGGTTTCCATGAAGCCGGGCTCCTGGCTCATCAACGCCGGACGCGGCGGGCTGGTGGACGAGGAGGCCCTGTACGACCTGCTCTCCGCCGGACACCTGGCCGGAGCGGCTGTGGACTGCTTCTGCGAGGAGCCCTACCAGGGACGGCTGCGGGAGTTGGACTCAGTCATCCTGACCCCGCACATCGGCTCCTACGCCCGCGAGGGGCGTGTGCGAATGGAGGCCGACGCGGTGAGCAACCTGCTTGAAGCCTTGGAGAAAACGAAATGA